One genomic window of Candidatus Kuenenia stuttgartiensis includes the following:
- a CDS encoding 3-methyl-2-oxobutanoate dehydrogenase subunit VorB — protein sequence MMKQLLTGNEAAAESAVYAGCRYYYGYPITPQNELINYMSVRMPQVKGTFIQAESEIAAISMVHGSAAAGGRAMTSSSSPGISLKQEGISYLAGSELPCVIVNIQRGGPGLGDISASQADYFQSVKGGGHGDYRLIVLAPSSVQEMADLVYDAFDLADRYCNPVLILGDAQIGQLMEPVEFKKEFRENLPLKDWALTGADNRSRRIIKSFYSVKGELEVFNAKLQNKYKEIEKNEVRYEAVNIDEADVVLVAYGTSARICKEAMRKSAQFEFRVGLIRPITLWPFPGEYIRKISERVKCLLAVEMSAGQMVEDVRLAVEGRCPVHFYGRTGGGVPTSLEIINKIVEILPKNMAAKTPLPFAGVK from the coding sequence ATTATGAAACAATTACTAACGGGCAATGAAGCTGCCGCAGAGTCGGCAGTTTATGCAGGCTGCCGATACTATTATGGGTATCCCATTACGCCTCAAAATGAGCTGATTAATTATATGTCCGTGAGAATGCCTCAGGTAAAAGGCACATTCATTCAGGCGGAGAGTGAAATTGCCGCCATAAGTATGGTGCATGGCAGTGCAGCCGCCGGAGGCCGCGCTATGACTTCTTCGTCCAGCCCCGGAATAAGCCTGAAGCAGGAAGGCATATCCTACCTTGCGGGAAGCGAGCTCCCCTGTGTTATCGTCAATATTCAGCGCGGAGGGCCTGGTTTAGGCGATATCTCCGCTTCGCAGGCGGACTATTTTCAGTCGGTCAAAGGCGGCGGACATGGCGATTATCGGTTAATAGTGCTTGCGCCTAGTTCTGTCCAGGAAATGGCAGACCTTGTTTATGATGCATTTGATTTGGCGGATAGGTATTGCAACCCTGTTTTGATCCTGGGAGACGCACAGATAGGGCAACTGATGGAGCCGGTCGAATTTAAAAAGGAATTCAGGGAAAATCTGCCGTTAAAAGATTGGGCGCTGACCGGCGCTGATAACCGCAGCAGGAGAATAATAAAATCATTTTATTCCGTCAAAGGGGAATTAGAGGTATTTAACGCCAAGTTGCAGAACAAGTATAAGGAAATCGAGAAAAATGAGGTACGGTATGAAGCCGTGAATATTGACGAGGCGGACGTTGTATTAGTGGCTTACGGCACCTCTGCGCGTATTTGTAAGGAAGCCATGAGAAAAAGTGCCCAGTTTGAATTCCGGGTCGGACTAATACGCCCGATAACATTGTGGCCCTTTCCGGGTGAATATATAAGAAAAATATCTGAACGGGTAAAATGCCTGTTAGCCGTTGAAATGAGCGCCGGCCAGATGGTGGAAGACGTTAGGCTTGCGGTTGAAGGAAGATGTCCTGTCCACTTTTATGGCAGAACAGGCGGCGGCGTACCTACTTCTCTGGAAATAATAAATAAAATAGTGGAAATATTGCCGAAAAACATGGCGGCAAAGACACCTTTACCATTTGCCGGGGTGAAATAA
- a CDS encoding NAD(+)/NADH kinase, with protein MVSGLKPWLNKYVETAIVDLSQDEIPEGIYEMAVVFGGDGAILSTCRKLSGNQIPIIGVHMGRFGFLAEITEREVCKSMEKIFSGKYSIRKRMLLHCRIQRRDKVICESIGVNDVVISRSSLSRLISIRLLIDGEDVATYRADGLIISTPLGSTAHSLSAGGPLVTPDLNAFIIVPVCPHTLTNRPLVVSGNTKIEIEPLSQSPSIGMTVDGQIYTELEGGDKVMVERSDIEIQMVDTGERTFYGVLREKLNWGGPPNYGRN; from the coding sequence ATGGTGTCGGGCTTAAAGCCATGGCTTAATAAATATGTCGAAACAGCGATTGTCGATTTGTCTCAGGACGAAATCCCTGAAGGCATATATGAAATGGCCGTGGTGTTTGGCGGCGACGGCGCTATTTTGTCCACCTGCAGAAAACTGTCCGGGAATCAGATACCCATTATTGGCGTACACATGGGGCGGTTCGGTTTCCTGGCAGAAATCACGGAACGGGAAGTTTGCAAGTCTATGGAAAAAATCTTTTCCGGAAAGTATTCGATACGCAAAAGAATGCTTCTTCATTGCCGCATTCAACGGAGGGACAAGGTTATTTGTGAGTCAATAGGCGTAAATGACGTCGTCATCTCCCGGTCTTCTTTATCGAGATTAATTTCCATACGATTGCTTATCGATGGCGAAGACGTTGCAACATACAGGGCTGATGGACTGATTATATCAACGCCTTTAGGATCAACGGCACACTCCTTATCTGCCGGGGGACCTTTAGTAACACCGGATTTGAACGCGTTTATTATAGTGCCCGTTTGTCCCCATACGCTCACAAACAGACCATTGGTGGTTTCCGGCAATACGAAGATTGAAATCGAACCGCTGTCGCAATCTCCAAGCATCGGCATGACCGTTGACGGGCAAATATATACCGAATTGGAAGGTGGAGATAAGGTGATGGTCGAACGGTCAGATATTGAAATACAAATGGTTGATACCGGAGAAAGGACTTTTTACGGTGTTTTGCGTGAAAAATTAAACTGGGGAGGACCTCCGAATTATGGCCGTAATTAA
- a CDS encoding thiamine pyrophosphate-dependent enzyme — MQAIYEKPETFIDTPTHFCPGCGHGIVLRLIAEIIYAWGIRGKTIGLAPVGCAVLAYNYLDIDMCEAAHGRPPAVATGIKRVHPDHFVFAYQGDGDLAAIGMAEIIHAANRGEHITFIFVNNAIYGMTNGQMAPTTLIGQKSATTPKGRNPSNDGYPIRICELLSVLEGSSYIERVSLSSPENIRKTKKAIEKGFKTQKEKRGFSLIEILSPCPIYWRMGANESMKHIDETMTGTFPLGIVKDWE; from the coding sequence ATGCAGGCTATTTACGAAAAACCGGAAACTTTCATAGACACACCAACACATTTCTGTCCCGGCTGTGGACACGGAATTGTGCTAAGACTTATTGCCGAAATTATTTATGCGTGGGGCATTCGTGGCAAAACCATCGGACTTGCCCCCGTTGGGTGCGCCGTTCTTGCGTATAATTATCTTGATATTGACATGTGCGAAGCCGCACACGGCAGACCGCCTGCAGTCGCCACCGGTATCAAGAGGGTACACCCGGATCATTTTGTATTTGCCTATCAGGGAGATGGTGATTTAGCGGCAATTGGTATGGCTGAAATTATTCATGCGGCAAACAGGGGAGAGCATATTACGTTTATTTTCGTCAACAATGCAATCTACGGCATGACAAACGGCCAGATGGCGCCGACAACCTTGATAGGGCAGAAAAGCGCCACGACGCCTAAAGGCAGAAATCCTTCGAACGATGGATATCCTATTCGTATCTGTGAATTATTGTCTGTCCTTGAGGGCAGCAGCTATATTGAAAGAGTAAGCCTTTCGTCTCCTGAAAACATCCGGAAAACGAAAAAAGCAATTGAAAAAGGATTTAAAACACAAAAGGAAAAGAGAGGTTTTTCTTTGATAGAGATATTGTCCCCCTGCCCGATATACTGGAGAATGGGCGCAAACGAATCTATGAAGCATATTGATGAAACAATGACCGGTACCTTTCCCCTCGGTATTGTAAAGGATTGGGAGTAA
- a CDS encoding ATP-binding protein yields MAVIKIKENYCKGCLLCVPVCHHNSLVISETLNDQGLYPVRFKEGGKCDGCKKCAIMCPDVAIEIYN; encoded by the coding sequence ATGGCCGTAATTAAGATAAAGGAAAATTATTGCAAGGGATGCCTTTTATGCGTTCCCGTATGCCATCATAATTCTCTGGTTATTTCGGAAACACTGAATGATCAGGGACTGTACCCCGTAAGATTTAAAGAAGGGGGAAAATGCGACGGTTGTAAAAAATGTGCCATAATGTGTCCTGATGTTGCAATAGAAATTTATAACTGA
- a CDS encoding 2-oxoacid:acceptor oxidoreductase family protein: MTEKIILAGFGGQGMMLLGKLLAQTAIADSLYVTYFPSYGTEVRGGTAVYHLVISSEEIFSPLIEEADTLIVMNQPSYQKYKDLITHGGLLLLNSSMVKFDSFPDVKIYPIPATEIASKLGNVLVANIVMLGAYLEVKKLFTAESILGQLNISLCGRKKDLLAINQQALEKGMQAIHSLNV; the protein is encoded by the coding sequence ATGACGGAAAAGATTATCTTGGCGGGTTTTGGCGGACAAGGCATGATGCTGCTGGGGAAATTGCTTGCACAGACTGCAATAGCGGACTCCCTTTACGTAACATATTTTCCTTCCTATGGCACCGAGGTAAGAGGCGGCACCGCGGTGTATCACCTCGTTATTTCCAGCGAAGAAATATTTTCCCCGCTCATAGAAGAAGCTGACACACTGATCGTCATGAACCAGCCTTCTTATCAAAAATATAAAGACTTGATAACGCACGGCGGTTTGTTGCTTTTAAACTCTTCTATGGTTAAATTTGATTCATTTCCCGATGTGAAAATATATCCCATACCGGCAACGGAAATTGCCAGTAAACTGGGAAATGTGTTAGTTGCCAACATTGTTATGCTGGGCGCTTATTTGGAGGTAAAAAAATTATTTACTGCCGAGAGCATTCTAGGCCAGCTAAATATCTCATTGTGTGGAAGAAAAAAGGATTTACTGGCTATCAACCAGCAAGCTTTGGAAAAAGGCATGCAAGCAATACATTCCCTCAACGTATAG